The Aneurinibacillus migulanus genome contains the following window.
AGTTGTTCTGCAACTGTTTTGCCGCTCAATGCCTCCGTATCCATACGTATATTTTGTTGCATAATCCACGCCCCTTTTCCATCCTTCATCATAATGTTATTGTTAACGGAACCTTAGGCATATAACCACAATATAATAGAAAATCAAAAGACGGCATTCTGCCGCAAGAAAGCATGGTATTAACAAAGGGAGGTAAACGATGTCGCATCATTGTAATTTGTCGTTTCAGCAGCTTACAGATGATGATTATCGAAGGATTAATAAAGAACTGTCCAACAAAGACACAATCGATGTTGTGAGGTGGGCGTATCATACCTTTGCGGATGAACTTGTGTATGCTTGCAGCTTTGGCGCAGAAGGAATTGTACTGATTGATATCATTAGTAAAATTCGTCCAGATGCACACATCGTTTTTCTTGATACGCATGTACATTTTAAAGAGACGTACGAATTGGTTGAGAAAGTTCAGCGAGCCTATCCGTTATTGCGGATTGAGATCGTTCAGCCTGTTCTCACGCTTGAGGAGCAGGCCGAACAGCACGGTTCTGCCTTGTGGAAGATAGAACCGAATGTTTGTTGCAGCATTCGTAAATTACAGCCGCTTGCTACAGTGTTAGCAGGCAAGAAAGCCTGGTTGTCAGGACTGCGAAGGGAGCAATCGCCTGCGCGTGCA
Protein-coding sequences here:
- a CDS encoding phosphoadenylyl-sulfate reductase, which produces MSHHCNLSFQQLTDDDYRRINKELSNKDTIDVVRWAYHTFADELVYACSFGAEGIVLIDIISKIRPDAHIVFLDTHVHFKETYELVEKVQRAYPLLRIEIVQPVLTLEEQAEQHGSALWKIEPNVCCSIRKLQPLATVLAGKKAWLSGLRREQSPARAHVQFINKDQKFTSIKVCPLIHWKWDDVWNYIKLYQLPYNELHDKGYPSIGCEHCTLPVEDGGNSRAGRWAGFEKTECGLHQ